In the genome of Streptomyces sp. NBC_00433, the window CCGGCTCCAGGTCCGCCTGGACCTCCACGACCACGCCCTCGACGCCGATCAGCGCGACCGAGCACGTACGGGCGAAGCCCATCACGCCACCCCCCGCACATGCTCCACCGCGGGGGCGCCGCGGTCGGGGAGGATCACGCCGACCAGGTCGATCCGCACCCCGCCCGGCGGCGCCCCGCCGTGCTCGGCGGTCCATCGCTCGGCCAGGGACCGCAGCCGCTCCAGCTTCGCCGGGGGCAGCGCCTCCATCGGGTGCTGGAAGGGCCCGGCCCGCCGGGTCTTGACCTCGCAGACCACCAGGGCGTCACCCTCGGTCGCGAGAATGTCGATCTCACCGCGGCGGCCGTGCCGCCAGTTCCGCCCGAGCACCGTCAGGCCCGCGGCCTGCAGGGCGCGGACCGCGACCTCCTCGCCGTACCGCCCCAGCGCACCTCGTGCGTTCATGCGTACCACCTCCGTCACTCACTGTGACAGAGGTGGACCCACCCAAGATGATCTTGCTCGCCGACCTGTGGATAACTTTCGAGCCCCGAGCCCCGCGCCCCGAGCCCCGAGCCCCGCGCCCCGAGCCCCGCGCCCCGCGCCCCGCGCCCCGCGCCCCGCGCCCCGGGCTCCGCGCCCCGAGCCCCCGCCACGGCGACCCGACCCCGCCGGGCCCGGCCCCCGCGACCTCAGCTGTTGAAGCCCGAGTCGTCCGACGGCAGGTCGAGGTCCGCCTTGTTCAGCTCCTCGATATTCACGTCCTTGAACGTGAGCACCCGCACCTGCTTCACGAAGCGAGCCGGCCTGTACATGTCCCAGACCCACGCATCGGCCATCGAGACCTCGAAGAACACCTCGCCCTGCACCGAGTGCACCTGCATCTCGTAGTCATTGGTGAGGTAGAAGCGCCGCTCGGTCTCGATCACGTACTTGAACAGGCCGACGACGTCGCGGTACTCCCTGTAGAGCTTCAGCTCCATCTCGGTCTCGTACTTTTCGAGGTCCTCGGCGCTCATCGTGTGTTCCCCTTCAGCCGTGCGTGCCCCCATTGTGCGTCACACGGTCTCACGACCGCGCGGAACTTCTCCGCACCAGTTTGGCCACCGGGTCGTACGCGGCCCCGCCCACGATCAGCACGGCTCCGGCGATGACCGCGATCGTCAGCGGGCCGAGCGGCCCCACCCCGGGCGATCCGCCGCCGGGGACCACGTGGAAGGCGGAAGTGCGTGCCAGCAGGCCCATCCGGGACGAAGGCCAGGCGACACCGTCCACCCGGGCGCGGACGTCGCCGGCGGGGACCGAGCCGCCCTCGGCGTCGGCCAGGTGGATGCGGGAGTCCTCGGAGACGGCGCGGTTGTCGCCGAGCAGGAATATCTGGCCGGCCGGGACCCGGGTGCTGAACGGCTCGAACGAGGCCGGGCCGCCGCCCTTGAGGTACGTCTCGTCGACGGCCTTGCCGTTCACCGTGAGCCGGCCCTTGGCGTCGCAGCAGGCGACCACGTCACCGCCGACCCCGACGACCCGCTTGACGAGCGGCTGGTCGCCCCACAGCTTGTCCTTGAAGACCACCACGTCACCGCGGTGCACTTCGGAGCCCGATATCTTCTGGGCCAGCAGCCGGTCGCCGGGCTGCACGGTGGGCACCATGGAGTTGGTCGGCACCGTGTAGGGGCGGTAGACCAGGGCGGCCCAAGCGGCGCCGCCCAGGAAGAGGACGCAGCCCAGCGCGATGACCGCGCCGGACAGCCGGTGGCCGATCCCGCCTCTGCCACCGGCTGTGCCGCGTCGTACGGTGCCGCTGCTCCCTGTGGTGCTGGTCATCGCACCGCTGCTGCTGCTCATGGACCGGAACCCTACCGGGCGGTACGCCCCAGGTCAGCAGTCTCCCGCGGTCTCCTGCACCGGCTCCGCCCTGGACAGCAGCCGCCGCCTGCGCCACATCACCAGCGGCAGGGCGCCCGCGAGGCCCGCCCCCACCGGAATGGCCGCACCAGCCGCACCAGCCGCATTGATGCCGGGCTGCGAGAACGTACCCGGGATGGACAGCACGTCCCAGCGGGTCACCGGCCAGGCCACCACGAAGGCGCGGCCGACCACGTCGCCGTCGGGCACGGTGCCGCCACCCGGGAGCGTGGTGTGGAAGCGGGAGTCGAGCGAGTCCTGGCGGTGGTCGCCCATCACCCAGATCCTGCCCTTGGGCACGTGCACCGTGAAGGGCACCTCGGGGCTGCACGCGGTGTTGCCGGGGAAGATGTACGGCTCGACCAGCGCCTTGCCATTGACCATCAGCGGTCCTGTGCCCTTGCACGACACCGTGTCGCCGCCGACCCCGATCACCCGCTTGATCAGGTCCTTCTCGTCGGCCGACGGCATCAGGCCGATGAAGCTGAGGCCCTTCTGCAGGCCGCGCACCACCGCATTGCTGCTGGGCGACGGATTCTCCGGCAGCCAGCCGCCCGGGTCGTGGAAGACGACGACCTCGCCGCGGCTGGGCGTGGAGCCGAACCAGGGGGTGAGCTTGTCGACCAGCACCCGGTCGCCCTTGAGCAGGGTGTTGTTCATCGAGTCCGACGGGATGGAGAAGGCCTGCACGAGGAACGTCTTGATCAGCAGCGCCAGCACCAGGGCGATGCCGATCAGCAGCGGCAGCTCCTTCCAGAACGACCGCTGCT includes:
- the lepB gene encoding signal peptidase I, with amino-acid sequence MSSSSGAMTSTTGSSGTVRRGTAGGRGGIGHRLSGAVIALGCVLFLGGAAWAALVYRPYTVPTNSMVPTVQPGDRLLAQKISGSEVHRGDVVVFKDKLWGDQPLVKRVVGVGGDVVACCDAKGRLTVNGKAVDETYLKGGGPASFEPFSTRVPAGQIFLLGDNRAVSEDSRIHLADAEGGSVPAGDVRARVDGVAWPSSRMGLLARTSAFHVVPGGGSPGVGPLGPLTIAVIAGAVLIVGGAAYDPVAKLVRRSSARS
- a CDS encoding DUF2469 domain-containing protein; protein product: MSAEDLEKYETEMELKLYREYRDVVGLFKYVIETERRFYLTNDYEMQVHSVQGEVFFEVSMADAWVWDMYRPARFVKQVRVLTFKDVNIEELNKADLDLPSDDSGFNS
- a CDS encoding YraN family protein, whose protein sequence is MNARGALGRYGEEVAVRALQAAGLTVLGRNWRHGRRGEIDILATEGDALVVCEVKTRRAGPFQHPMEALPPAKLERLRSLAERWTAEHGGAPPGGVRIDLVGVILPDRGAPAVEHVRGVA
- the lepB gene encoding signal peptidase I — protein: MEHDQAPGGSAVNGGWATDPAPGMALPGNGIPAMAGGAPGDPAGPVGPAEPERDPDDDEEAERPSRAGKQRSFWKELPLLIGIALVLALLIKTFLVQAFSIPSDSMNNTLLKGDRVLVDKLTPWFGSTPSRGEVVVFHDPGGWLPENPSPSSNAVVRGLQKGLSFIGLMPSADEKDLIKRVIGVGGDTVSCKGTGPLMVNGKALVEPYIFPGNTACSPEVPFTVHVPKGRIWVMGDHRQDSLDSRFHTTLPGGGTVPDGDVVGRAFVVAWPVTRWDVLSIPGTFSQPGINAAGAAGAAIPVGAGLAGALPLVMWRRRRLLSRAEPVQETAGDC